From a region of the Rhizobium bangladeshense genome:
- a CDS encoding aspartate/glutamate racemase family protein, translating to MIWVFSCGLGGAVPDVDSIQQDATRVIDDVKSGNISRARFKMALLVARTRSLKPDAIILGCSELSSASRDIFKGTDVIDPVDVLVDACISWFRNS from the coding sequence ATTATATGGGTATTCAGCTGCGGGCTGGGGGGCGCCGTCCCTGACGTCGACTCAATCCAACAAGACGCAACAAGGGTCATTGATGACGTCAAGAGCGGAAATATAAGTCGCGCCAGATTTAAAATGGCATTACTGGTAGCGCGAACACGAAGCCTCAAGCCTGACGCTATTATACTTGGATGCAGTGAGCTGTCTAGCGCATCGCGAGACATATTCAAAGGTACTGATGTTATAGATCCGGTAGATGTTCTTGTAGACGCGTGTATTTCGTGGTTTCGCAATTCGTAA